The following DNA comes from Planctomycetota bacterium.
CAACGGGCGCGACGAAGGCCAGCAGGGCGGACCGGCAGAGCGTGGCAAGCCCCAGCAGCGCGCCTGCCAGGGGCCAACGCCAGAGCGCGTTCTGAGCTCTCTGGGCGGTGAGCAAGACATTCACCGCAAGGCAAACGAGGAGTATGTAGGGGGTCTCCGTGACGATGGCGCCCGAGTAATAGATGAACCCTGGGTAGATAGCGGCAAGGGCGCCCGCGATGGCTCCCGCGCGCCGCCCAAACAGCCCCCGCGCCGTGCGAAGCACGACCACGCACGTCGCCGCGCTCAAGAGGGCCATGAACGCCCTGGCCACCGCATAGCTGTGCCCCAGGATGCCGTAGACCGCCGCCAGGAGAAGCGGCAGCAGCGGAGGACGGAACGAGTAGACGCGTATGGCGTGGTTCGGGTCGCTGAAGAGCCCCTGGTAGTCCCACTTGCACAGGCCCTTGCCGTCAAGGACGCTGAGGGCCAGCGCATCGTAGCTCGCGGCATCCGGGCCGAAGAGGGCGCCTCCGCGGCACTGAATGACGCCCACCCACGCCAGGCGCAGCACCAGCGCAAGGGCGAATACGGCGAGTTCCATGCGGCGGTCAGCGGCCAGCCACTTCACGGGAGATACGCTCCAGGCCGTCGGCAAAGGGTTCCCAGGAGAAACGAGCTTCGGCGTATGCGCGGCAGCGCTGCTCGAGGGCGACGTCGCCCTCGAACTCGTCGAGGAAGCGAGCCATCCCTTCCGCCAGCGCGGCGGGGCTCGCATCGCGTGTGATCAGCCGGGGATCGAAAGGTGCGAGCAGCTCCGGCGTCGCTCCCACCGGAGTCCCGAGCACCGGCGTGCCGCACGCGAACGCCTCGGCGGTGACGAGCCCGAACCCCTCCAGCGCGCGCGTAGGCAACACGAAGCAGTCGGCGGCGCGGTAGTAGAGCGGCAGGTCACGTTCCTCGACATAGCCCAGCAGGCGAACGCTCCCCTCGATCCTCAACTCGCGGACCCGCTGGTGCAGGGCCTCCTCGAGCGCCCCACGGCCGGCAACGAGAACAAGTGCCCGGCGCCCCTGATCGCGGAGAAACGCGGCTGCATCAATCAGCTCGAACAGCCCCATCCGATGCTCGAGCCTGCGGCACGTCAGGAAGATCGCCCGGTCGGTCGGCAGACGCAGCCTGGCTCGCGCGTCGCGGCGCGGGGGCTCGGGACGGAAGAAATCGAGGTCCGCGCCGCCGGGCAGCGTCTCGGCCTTCGCGGCTGCCGACGGAGCGAAGGAGGAGAGCAAGCGCCGCATGAAGTCGCTCAAGACGACCAGGCGCCGGCTCCGCGACACTACGGCGCCATCGAGCGCCATCAGAGCCATAGCCGCGAGCTTGCGGCGCAGGGATGCCCGCTCCGCCTCCCCGTGCCGGTCCATGTACTCCATGAAATAGATGGAGTGGAGGATAGCGACGAGGGGGACCTGCCTGAGCGCCCGCGCGCGCGCGGCGGCGAAAGCCGAGACGGGATGATGGGTATGCACCACGTCGAAACCGACCTCGCGTTGCAGGCGGCTCACAAGTTGCCCCACGGCGCGCATTGTGGACCAATAGAAGCGCAACCCGCTCTTGGCGGCCGTGTCGTAGCGGTGGATGTGCATCCCCGCCAGCGCCTCCTCCGCGACATGCCGCGGGTCGAGGCGCTGGGTCGCCACGTGCACGTCGTGTCCGCGTGCAGCGAGTCGGCGCCCCGCCTCATAGACCACGCGAAAGCTGCCCCCCTCGGCATCGGGATGCATCCAGCCCGCGACGACGAGGATTCTCATAGACCCAGCACCTCCCGGTAGATGCCGAACGTCGCCTGGGCGATTCGAGCGTCAGTGTAGTGAGCGAGGACGCGCTGACGCCCGCGCTCGGCCAGGTCGCGGCGGAGTTGCTCCGACCCCATCAGCCGGCCGAGCGCCTCCCCGAGCGCCTCGGGGCTTCCCTCGGGCACGGTGAGCCCGGCGTCCGCGATCACGTTGGGGATTTCACCACAGGTGGAGCCGACGACGGGCACCCCGCAGGCCATCGCTTCGATCAGCACGTGGCCGAACTGCTCCTTCCAGTGCGGTGCCTCGCGCGACGGAAGGACGAGCGCGTCCATGCAGTTCAGATACGACGGCATGTCGGCATGCGGCACGGTGTTGACAAGTACCGCGCGTCCCGCCAGCGGCGGCTGGGCGAAACGGCGGGCAACTTCGTCTCGCAAGGGGCCGCCGCCCACGACGAGCAGACTCCAGCCGGACTGCGGAAGGCGCATAGCGGCCTCGAGGAGCGTGTCAAGCCCCTTCTCGGGCACGAGGCGGCCGGCGAAACCGATCACGAAGGCGTGCAGCCCCAGACTCGCGCGGCGGGCACGCTCGTCCCGGCTCGCGTAACGCAGCTCGTCCACGCCGAACTGAGGAAGCACGTGGACTGGCTTCTGGAAGCCCTTCTCGCGGAGGATCGCGGCCGCCTCGGCATTGCCCGCGATAGCCGCGGCGGCGGCGGCGTGCACAGCGCGTTCGATGCGGTCGTGGGGGAAGCCGTGGCGTTGCCGGAGGTTCTGCCAGGTGAAGAAGATGGCCTTCACATGTGGCCTGCGGCGGCAGTGGCGGACCGCCTGCCACGCGGCGAGGCTCCAGGGCTCTTCCTCGATGTGCAGGATATCGGGTCTGAGGCGGCTGAGAGTGCGCCCAGCCCCCAGGTAGAGAAAACGATAGGTGTGAGACGAATAGAGCGTTCGCAGCGTCGCAATCCTGTAGTCGGGGTGCGCGGTACGCTCGACAGGGTAGACGCCGAACTCGCGGCGCACACGGCGTGGGCAGACCACCGAGAGCTCGATCCCCGGCATCTTCGCCAGGCGCTCCAGCTTCGCGTGGTTAGCCGCCACGACGTAGGAATGAGAGAACACGCACACCCGCATAGCAGCCCCTCTTCTGCCGCCGGAATCCCGGGCGGCCGGCGATCGCCGCGCGGAAGAGACTAACAGGTATGTGTGCGCCCGGCAAGCGGCGCCGTCATTTCAGGACGAAGACGGCGCACACGGGCCCCTGGAAGACCTGCTCCCAGCGATCGTCGGCGCGGAACATGGCCTGAAGCGAGCGCCGTCCCACCAGCGCCACGCGGACATGCCATCGCTCCATCAGCTCACGCCAGGTCTCGCGAGACTCCCAGGCATCCACGTAGGAGCGGAAAAACCGCGGCTCGTAGGCAAGCATCCCACGGCTGTCAATGAACACGGGGCGGCGGGTCCGCCACGCGATGTAGCCGCCGTGCTCGAACTCGTTGAAGAGGTTGCCGGCCGGGTGGTGCTCCTGGATGAACGCGAGCTCATGCTCGGGGAACCGACCATCGGCGATTCCCAGGCCGAACGGCACGGCGGCTCCGCTGGCGGCGGTTGCCATCACCGCGACGCCTGCCAACGCCGCTACCCCCAGCGCATAGAGTAGCGGACGCCCGATGCGGCTCAGGGGCCGGCGAAACAGGGTGCTCAGGCTGCGTGCCGCGATCGGCGCGGCCGCGACAGCGAACAGGTCAATGAAGCGCTCCGAGAACAGGGCCGCCGCCAGGGCGCCGAGGCAGAGGCCGACCTCCGTGACGTCTCGGCGCGAGATCGAGGCCACGAGAGAGCCCAGGGTAGCCACCCCCAGCACCGCGAAGCACGCGTGCCGCGTGCCGAGGTCCGACCACGCCACGGCCGCACGGTCTTGCAGCAACTCTTTGAGACCCGAGGCCACCTGCTTGCCGGCGTGCGTGAACGGCAGGCTCAGAATCTCGGCTCCGCCAGGATTCAGAAGCGTGAGCGGCACCAGCGCGAACGCGACGCCCCAGAGCCATGCCAGCTCGTGTCTGCCGCGGGGTGCAGGCGAAACATCCGCCATTCGCCGGGCCAGGGCCGCTCGAATCGTTTCGCCCGCCGCGAAGCCACCGGCCAGCCCAATGCCCAGGATCGCGCTCCCGTGGACGTTCGCCCAGACCACCTGGAGCGGCACGAGCGCGAGCAAACCGCGCGTCGCGCCGGCCCGCCAGCATTCCAGCACGAAGGCACAAAGGGCCAGCAGCAGCAGCCCGACCACTTGAGGACGCAGCGTGAAACGGAAGCGCGCCGCCCCCGCCGCTACCAGGACGATGACAGCGGCGACCACAAAGTCCGAGCCTTTGCGCCGCGCGGTGGCCAGCACCACGCCGAATGCGGCGGCCACCACGGCGGCCTTGACCAGCGTGGCCGCGTCCAGTCCCCCGATGCGCCACAGGCCGTACAGGCCCGCCTGGAACAGCCACTGGTGGTCAATCGCCGCCCGCTCCGGCTGGGTGTAGGACAGCAGGTTGGCGCGCGGCACCTGGCCGTTCTCGGCCATCCACCGCCCGAGTGAGAGGTGGACCCACGTGTCATACGACGAGACCTTGGTGACCGCCAGGGCGAAGCTCAGCGCGATCGTGAGGATGCCCAGCACCCACCTGGCCGCACGGCGAGGGTCACCCCCATGGCTCCTGGCGGCGGCTTGGTCAGTCATCCCCGGCGCTCCGCTGGTTGATGAATCCGCTGGCACGGGCTATAATACCCCCTGGGCGGGTCACCCTGCAAGGGGAGGGGAGGCGAGGAGCCTGGCAGCCGTCTCGTGCAGCACGCACAAGGAGCGCGTCGCCTCGTTGCGAATCTCTCACCGGGATGAGCCCCGAGCCGCAGGAGCCAGCATGTCTCTAGCCGACGATATTGTCCGATGGATTCGCTCGGTCGTTACCGATGCCGGCGCCGATGGGCTCGTCATCGGCCTGAGCGGCGGCATTGATTCCGCCGTCGCCGGTGCGCTCGCCGCGCGCGCTCTCCCTGGCAAAGTGCTCGGCGCGATCTTGCCGTGTGAGAGCGACCCGCGCGATGCGCACGATGCGCGGCTCGTCGCCGCCCGATTCGACATCGAGACGACCGAGATTGACCTCACGAACGCCTACCTCACGCTCGCCGCCGCGCTGCCCGACGCGCCCGCCCTCACGCGCGCGAACCTCAAGCCCCGCCTCCGCATGCTCGTGCTCTACTACCTGGCGGCCAGCCGCAACGCCCTCGTCTGCGGCGCCAGCAACCGCAGCGAACTTGCCATCGGCTACTTCACCAAGTTCGGAGATGGCGGGGTTGATCTCATGCCCATCGGCGGCCTCCTCAAGCGCCAAGTCAGGGAGCTTGCGGCAGCGCTGGACGTTCCCAAGCCAGTCATCGAGCGCCCGCCTACGGCGGGACTCTGGCCGGGGCAGACGGATGAAGGCGAAATGGGCCTCACCTATGAACAACTCGACGCGGCCCTGCTCGCACTGGACGGCGACGCGACTGTCGCGGTCGCCCCTGAGGTTGTCGCCCGCGTGCGCCGGATGATTCAGAGGTCCGCGCACAAGCGGTCGCTTCCCCCGATCTACACGCCTGCCCGAGTGCCATGAAGAGCTGAGTGGGCGGGCTGCTCGACTCCACGGCGATCCACAGCCCCAGGTATACATTGGCGGAGGGGGTCCAAGGGCTTGTGAAATGCTCCTGGGCAGCGTAGAAAACATAATATATATTATCAGACGTCTTCGGTAGTCGTTGGACGCCCTGCGTCAGCATACGCCGGGCAATCGCCCTCAGGTGCCATGGCTCGGGATTGGGAGGTCGAGACCGGGCGGGCCGGGCTCTCAGTCCGCCCGCCTCCAGGTGGTCGCCTCGATGCGGTAGCCGAGGGCTTCGGCCTGCTCTAGCACGGTGGGAAGCCTGTCAACAGGTATGGTCGCAACGGCGTTGGGGCCGCCAGCCTTCGGGTCGCTGAAGCCCGAGGCGTCGAAGTGCTGAAGAAGCTTGTCATCGGTGGCGCGGGGGGCGGTGAGTGTGAGTGTGGTTGCCTGGCGGCTGGCAAGGTCGGCGATGAGGGTGGCGTAGTGGCCTTTGAGCTTCGTGAGAGTGTCGGAGGTGACGAGCCAGGTGCCGTCGTCGGTGTACTCGAAGGCCCAGGTGGAAGCCGCAGGGAGATAAGCGATGGCGCGCGCTCCATGGCGGGCGCGTCGGGCAGCCTGATCGTAGGTGAAGCCCTCCGCTTTCACGTCGAGTGCGACTGCCTGGGTGAACAGCATGGGCGGCTGGTCGTGGATGCGGGCCGGCCGATACAGGAGATACCGCTCGGGTTGGGGGTCGGTGTCGGTCAGTTCGGAGGCGCCGAGGCGGGTGAAGACTTCGGTGTAGCGTTCGGCATCGGGGGGAACGGCGTCGGGCTTGGTGCGCACGAAGAGGCGGCTTTGTTCGCGGCTGGGCGTCAGGGGCACGTAGTAGAGGTCGGCGTAGAGGAGCTTGCGATAGGACGCGAGGGCCTGGATGGTGAAGGTCTGAGAAAGCTGCTGGCCAGGCAGCAGAATGCGAGGGTGGAGAAAGCGCGAGTCGGGGACGTGGCGCCACTGGTTGCCGTCGCGGGTGTGGTCCACCTCGATGCGGTCGAGCGTCTGGAGGTGGCGCACTTCGGTGGCCTGGAGAGGCTTGTAGTATTCGACTTCAGCGAGGGTGCGTCGTTGGACGAGGTACTGCGCGGCGTCGGGGCGGACGTAGAGGCCCAGGGAGAGCGGAATGATGGGGACGCTGTAGGAGTTGGTGATGGTGAGCGCGACCTGGGTGTTGCTGCCCTCGGTGACGGCGTGGGCGGTGGCCACTGTGAGGAGGCGGCGC
Coding sequences within:
- a CDS encoding glycosyltransferase family 4 protein, with the protein product MRILVVAGWMHPDAEGGSFRVVYEAGRRLAARGHDVHVATQRLDPRHVAEEALAGMHIHRYDTAAKSGLRFYWSTMRAVGQLVSRLQREVGFDVVHTHHPVSAFAAARARALRQVPLVAILHSIYFMEYMDRHGEAERASLRRKLAAMALMALDGAVVSRSRRLVVLSDFMRRLLSSFAPSAAAKAETLPGGADLDFFRPEPPRRDARARLRLPTDRAIFLTCRRLEHRMGLFELIDAAAFLRDQGRRALVLVAGRGALEEALHQRVRELRIEGSVRLLGYVEERDLPLYYRAADCFVLPTRALEGFGLVTAEAFACGTPVLGTPVGATPELLAPFDPRLITRDASPAALAEGMARFLDEFEGDVALEQRCRAYAEARFSWEPFADGLERISREVAGR
- a CDS encoding glycosyltransferase, which translates into the protein MRVCVFSHSYVVAANHAKLERLAKMPGIELSVVCPRRVRREFGVYPVERTAHPDYRIATLRTLYSSHTYRFLYLGAGRTLSRLRPDILHIEEEPWSLAAWQAVRHCRRRPHVKAIFFTWQNLRQRHGFPHDRIERAVHAAAAAAIAGNAEAAAILREKGFQKPVHVLPQFGVDELRYASRDERARRASLGLHAFVIGFAGRLVPEKGLDTLLEAAMRLPQSGWSLLVVGGGPLRDEVARRFAQPPLAGRAVLVNTVPHADMPSYLNCMDALVLPSREAPHWKEQFGHVLIEAMACGVPVVGSTCGEIPNVIADAGLTVPEGSPEALGEALGRLMGSEQLRRDLAERGRQRVLAHYTDARIAQATFGIYREVLGL
- a CDS encoding NAD+ synthase, which codes for MSLADDIVRWIRSVVTDAGADGLVIGLSGGIDSAVAGALAARALPGKVLGAILPCESDPRDAHDARLVAARFDIETTEIDLTNAYLTLAAALPDAPALTRANLKPRLRMLVLYYLAASRNALVCGASNRSELAIGYFTKFGDGGVDLMPIGGLLKRQVRELAAALDVPKPVIERPPTAGLWPGQTDEGEMGLTYEQLDAALLALDGDATVAVAPEVVARVRRMIQRSAHKRSLPPIYTPARVP